The Natronoarchaeum mannanilyticum genome includes the window TGAACGCGCCCGTCGACCCCGACGCGGACGTCGAGTACGACGACGTCGTGACGGACGTGATCGACCAGCTGCGCGAGCGCGTGCTGCTGGCCGAGAAGGCCGGCCTGGATCGCGAGCGGATCATCGTCGATCCCGGACTCGGGTTCGCGAAGTCCGCGTCCGAGGAGTTCAAGCTACTCGGGCGGATCGACGAGTTCGACGCCTTCGGCTGTCCGGTGCTGGTCGGCCATTCCCACAAGTCGATGTACGCGCTCACCGGGCAGTCGGCCGGCGAGCGCGGCCCGCCGACGGTCGCGGCGTCGGCGCTGGCAGCCGACCGCGGCGCCGACATCGTGCGGGTCCACGACGTCGCGGAGAACGTCGCCGCGGTCAACGTCGCCGCGGCGGCGTCGGCGTCCAGCCGTGACGACGTCGAGACGGGGCCCGACGAGCTGCGCTCGTCGGCATCCGGCGACGAATCGGACGACGAGTGAGCGCGGGCGGGGCTACTGCCAGCGGTCGAGCGCGACGAACGACGTCTCCTCCGCGGTGATCCAGTGGGTCACCAGCTTCTCCTCCGAGCAGTTCCGCGGAAAGATCGTGCACGTTGACGGTTCGCCGTCGTTGCTCACGGTGACGTGTTCGAGCTCGCCGAGCTTCGCGGGCGCCGCGGTATCGGACATCCGTTGCGACATGGCTTGTCTCAATCGTGACTTGTACGCCGAGATTACTTACATGTTGTCCAAATATTCTGCCAATGACTCTGTAGACGTGTAGTGGATTACGAGTGTACTAGCGTATCTTACGAAAGTCTTTTACGTCAGAAGCTGGTATTCGTGAACAAGCCACACAGGAGGTGATCCGATTCGACACACAGGAACGATCGATCAAGTCCGAGTTGCACCGTCCCGGTCCGTAGGGTGCCGAACGTTGCTGAGTCATCCCGATCCAACCACTCGCGTCGGCGCCCACGACCACTTCCAGTCCGTCTGTCTTCGAGACCGAATCGCTGCCACCGGTCCTACCCGTCGCTCTTTGTCGCGTCCGTGGATAGAGATCCATCATCACCGTCGGGCAAGTCCGCGCGTGGCTCGATCCGAGCGTCGTCGCCGTGGTCCGAGAGACGACCGGCGACAAAGAGTAGACCGAGTAGTCCGGCTTACAGCAGCCCGTACTGCGCCCGCAGCTCGCGGTAGAGGTCCAGATACTGGTCGAGCACGGCGCCGCGATCGAACCCCGAGAAGTCCTCGTCGACGGCCAGCGGCTCCATCTCGCCGGCCTCGCGGATGGCGTCGGCGAGCTCCTGCTCGCTGGTCGTTCGGAAGCCCCGCTCGCGCCCCTCGACGAGCTCGTGGGCGCTGGAGTCGGCGTGGTACTCGACGATACCGACGCAGCCACACGCCAGCGCCCACAGCAGCTCGGTCGCGAACTTGCACTGTCGAGCGGTCTGGACGAACACGTGGGCGCTCCGGTAGATCGCGACGCGGTCCTCGCGGGAGAGCTCGCCGACGAACTCGATGCGATCCTCGATCCGCAGGTCCCGCGCTTGCTGCTCGTAGTTCTCGCGCTCGGGGCCGTCGCCGATTACGGTCGCGGACCACTCGAAGTCCCGCAGTTCCGCGAGGCCGAGCAGCAGGCTCTCCAGGTTGGCGCCCTCGTCGAGCCGGCGGGCGTACACGACGTGGCGCTCGTCGGCCGGCTCGGTCGAGCGGATCAGGTCGAAGTCGACGCTGTTGGAGATCACCTGCAGGCGCTCCATGTCGGCGCCGCGCTCGCGCAGGCGCGTCCGGACGAGCCGCGAGGGCGTGACGATGCGGTCGGGCGCCGTCAGCGCGCGCCGGGTGAGAAAGCCGCCGTCGGCGCCCTCGGGATCGTACCAGTCGGCCAGCAGCGGCGTCCGGGCCAGCGTCGCGCCGACGCTCGCGGCGGTGATCGCCGGCGGAAACGTCGCGCCGGCGTGAACGATGTCGGGATCCGCGCGGGCGACGGCGAACGGCGCCCGCAGGAGAAACGACTGGCGGGCCGTCTCGTCGAGAGTTACCCCGTGGTAGGTCAGCCCCGCCTCCTCGCGCGTGTCGTCGGTGTTCGACCACCACCTGGCGCAGAAGACGTGGACGTCGTGGCCCCGGTCGGCCAGCGACGACGCCACCCGCCGGAGCCGCCGTTCCGGGGGTGCGTCACGGTGGTGCGTAGTCGTCAACGAAACCAGCGCGACGCGCATACCGCCCCAGATGAAACGATCTATTAAAAATCCCGGCTATTCTCCGGCGCGGTCGGGGCGGGCGACGGTGTGGGGCGTGTCGACGTGGAGATGCGAACGTCGCGGCGACGACGGCGTCGGCAGGCCGCTGCGGCGACGGCGTCGGCAGGCCGCTGCGGCGACAACGGCGCCGGGACGCCGCTGTGACGACGGCGTCGGGACGCCCCGAGTTGCGACGCCACGCGCCGGAAGCTACTCGGATACGGCGGTGCTGGATCCGGTATGACCTACTCGATCGAGCGGTACCTCAACGTCCGCAGCGCCTACGGCTCCTCGTTCGGTCCCGAGGGCGACCGGCTGGCATTCCTGATGGACACCACCGGCGTCCCGCAGGTGTGGACGCTCGACGGGCCGCGGCGCTGGCCGACCCAGCGCACCTTCGCCGACGAGCGCGTCACCTTCGCGGACTGGTCGCCCGAGCGCAGCGAGTTGGCGTTCGGGATGGACGAGGGCGGCAACGAGCGCCAGCAGCTCTTTCTCCTGGACGCCGAAACGGGTGAGATCGACAACGTGACCGGAATGCCCGACGCCAAGCACCGCTGGGGCGGCTGGTCGAGTGACGGCGAGCGCTTCGCGTTCGCCTCCAATCGCCGCGACGAGGCCGTCTTCGACGTGTACGTCCAGCGCCGGGACGAGCGCGGCGACGAGGCCAAACTCGTCCACGAGG containing:
- a CDS encoding DUF7511 domain-containing protein codes for the protein MSDTAAPAKLGELEHVTVSNDGEPSTCTIFPRNCSEEKLVTHWITAEETSFVALDRWQ
- a CDS encoding glycosyltransferase family 4 protein, which gives rise to MRVALVSLTTTHHRDAPPERRLRRVASSLADRGHDVHVFCARWWSNTDDTREEAGLTYHGVTLDETARQSFLLRAPFAVARADPDIVHAGATFPPAITAASVGATLARTPLLADWYDPEGADGGFLTRRALTAPDRIVTPSRLVRTRLRERGADMERLQVISNSVDFDLIRSTEPADERHVVYARRLDEGANLESLLLGLAELRDFEWSATVIGDGPERENYEQQARDLRIEDRIEFVGELSREDRVAIYRSAHVFVQTARQCKFATELLWALACGCVGIVEYHADSSAHELVEGRERGFRTTSEQELADAIREAGEMEPLAVDEDFSGFDRGAVLDQYLDLYRELRAQYGLL